Genomic window (Enterobacteriaceae bacterium 4M9):
GCATACCTTCTGGCCATTTAAACGGCGGGATGTTTTTCGGGATCGTCGGGTCATTACCCTTGTCGATATTGCTGATGATGTCGGGAATAATATCTTTGCCTTTGTACCAGACGTGACGGGCAAAGATGAAGTGATTCAGTCCCGCGACCTGCATGATAAAGTCATTGATATCTTCAGTGCCGTACATGCCGGCAATGCCTTTTTGCATGATGACCGGAACATTACACAGCCCCACCGTTTTTATTGAGCTGTGTTTGAGTATCGCTTCCGTGACCATACCTGAGGGATTAGTAAAATTCAGCAGCCACGCCTCAGGGCACAACCGTTCCATCTCGGCTGCTATTTCAAGCGCAACAGGAATTGTCCGGCAGGCATTGGCAAAACCACCCAGACCATTGGTTTCCTGGCCAATCATGTCATATTTAAGCGAAATGCGTTCGTCGCTGATGCGCGCTTCCAGGCAGCCTACCCGAAACTGCGAACAGACGAAGTCGGCACCGGCAAGAGCCTGCTTACGATCGAGCGTTTCAAAGACGGGAATATCCAGGCCATTCTTTTGTAACATCCTGCGCGTCAGTCCGCCGATGATGGCCATCTTTTCACGCCCATCTTCAATATCGACAAGCCACAGCTCGCGAACCGGGAACTCATGCTGGCGCTTAATAATCCCTTCCATCAACTCAGGTGTGTAGCTCGAACCTGCACCTATCACCACTATTTTTAAACCATCCACTGGGCAACCTCTTATTTCTGAGTGTCATGGGCTCATTTAAACCCTTGTTTTTTCAATGGACAAACGATCGTTTCACGGGTATGCATTACCCTGATTAATGCATAACGGATAAAAAGGAGTTGAAACGATTATGCTCGTGCAACAAAACATACTGTCACTACTGCATACGTTTGAATGCGCCGCTCTCCATTTGAGTTTTACCCGGGCGGCCAACACGCTAAATCTCACTCAGAGCGCTGTCAGCCAGCGCATTAGGCATCTGGAAGAGATGCTGGGATTTCGACTTTTTATTCGCATGACACGTAAATTGCAGCTTACAGAGGAAGGCGCTCGCCTGCTGAGTGTGCTTTCCTCTTCTTTAAAACGCATTGATGATGAAATTGAAGATATTCGCGTGCAGGGATTGCGTGGCACATTATCTGTTGGGCTTCCTCCGACCTTTTCGTTTATCTGGTTGATGCCGCGCCTGGATGAATTTTCCCAGCGCTGGCCAAATCTGAATATTAATTTTCGCGTCCGCGCGGGTCTGGTTGATTTCAATCATGAACGCGTTGATGTGGCTATTTACTACGGCATGCAGAAATACCAGGATCTGTATTGCGAAAGGCTGGCTGATGAGTGGCTGGTACCAGTTTGTACGCCTGCTCTCAGCCATCAGATTAGGCACGATAAAAAGTGGGCAGAAAAAGCGCGTTTTATTCACGCCTCTGAATCCGTTGACTCGCAGGATATCTTTTCAGAATGGCGCGAATGGTGTTCAGCCACCAGCACAAAACTCCCGGTTGAAGATAATTTTTTGAGCTTTAATAATTGCCATATGTCTATTGAAGCAGCCCTCACTGGCAGCGGTATTGCCATGGGGAGAAAACAACTGGTTAAACAGTACATTGCCCAGGGGCGATTAGCTACGCCGTTTGATGTCGAGGTCCCGGCTAAACGGGGCTATGATTTGATTATGCCGCGTGAGAACCGGCATCGCCCTGGCGTTGAGGCGTTAACCGACTGGGTACGCAGCATTATTAATGAAAGCTAAATATCGATTGAACAGGGATATTGCTCAGGTGATTAAGTAAACCCTATGAATACGATACGATTCTGATTTGAAGGTCTGGAGATATTCATCCCCTGCTCTCAAGGATTAACACACAATATCGTCAACAACTGCCCGCTTCTGGCACAACGCCGACTATCATGAGTACACCTAATAAACCCTGGCCAATTGCCCTGTCTAATCGAATAAATAACTTTGCGTTATGCTTTTGCTGCAAAACATGAAGGGTAACGTCATGAAAACTATAAAACTGAACAACGGTATTAAAATTCTCCGGTTGTGTTTGGTGTATTTGAGATATCTGATGCCGCTGAATGCGAAAGAGCCGTTTTTGATGCATTAATTGTAAGTTCCAGC
Coding sequences:
- a CDS encoding 6-phospho-beta-glucosidase; translated protein: MDGLKIVVIGAGSSYTPELMEGIIKRQHEFPVRELWLVDIEDGREKMAIIGGLTRRMLQKNGLDIPVFETLDRKQALAGADFVCSQFRVGCLEARISDERISLKYDMIGQETNGLGGFANACRTIPVALEIAAEMERLCPEAWLLNFTNPSGMVTEAILKHSSIKTVGLCNVPVIMQKGIAGMYGTEDINDFIMQVAGLNHFIFARHVWYKGKDIIPDIISNIDKGNDPTIPKNIPPFKWPEGMLKNLGMLPCPYHRYYYMSDDMYRQELSEAKGEGTRGEVVKQLEQELFAIYRDPELAQKPKALEGRGGQYYSDAACELMSAIYNDKRIIMHVNTRNNGAITGLPDNCAVEVSSMITSAGPLPLNVEPFPDDILRQIQLMKTFEELTIEAAITGDRHTAWRGLVINPLIKSGNILEQALDEVIEHNRTYMPLFHRQNLS
- a CDS encoding LysR family transcriptional regulator, whose product is MLVQQNILSLLHTFECAALHLSFTRAANTLNLTQSAVSQRIRHLEEMLGFRLFIRMTRKLQLTEEGARLLSVLSSSLKRIDDEIEDIRVQGLRGTLSVGLPPTFSFIWLMPRLDEFSQRWPNLNINFRVRAGLVDFNHERVDVAIYYGMQKYQDLYCERLADEWLVPVCTPALSHQIRHDKKWAEKARFIHASESVDSQDIFSEWREWCSATSTKLPVEDNFLSFNNCHMSIEAALTGSGIAMGRKQLVKQYIAQGRLATPFDVEVPAKRGYDLIMPRENRHRPGVEALTDWVRSIINES